From the genome of bacterium BMS3Abin11:
GGTCTTGCTGTGGCTGCATCCCTGGTCGGCATAGCTATACTGATACAGAAACCCGCAATACAGGAAGATCCTGATACCCAGACATCTAACATTGCTGCGCTTTCTGCACCGGCAACTGTCTCTGTACCAGCAGAGACTGGTGCGGCTCAGAACGATGATCTGATTGTTGCTAATAGCAAAAATGAGAATATACGTGAAAGAATCAGCCGGTTACTGGTTGAACACAATGAATATAATCCTGCTAGTGATATGACAGGCATATGGTCCTATTCGCATTTTGTTGCATATAATCCCCGCACCGATTCACATTAATGAAATCAACGCTGCATTTCCTGCTGCTGGTTTACCTGGCCCTGATACCTTATGCCTGGGCGGGAGATCAGGGTATAGACTTGCTAAAGAAAATGAATCATGCAGTGAACAGCGTTAACTATGACGGTATTTTTTTACATATTGATGGTAAGCATATACACACTCTGCGTGTAATTCATAAAATAAAGAATGGCACCGTTCGTGAGCGTCTGTATTCCTTAAACGGTGTTCCACGTGAAGTTATCAGAGATCCTGAAAAGGTGTGGTGTATCCTGCCTGAAAAGAAAATGGGGCATGCAGGACTGCGTCCCGATAAGAAAACCGGGTTCCCAGGCTTCATGGTAAAAAACCTCGCAGAGCTGGCTAATAATTATATTATTTCTACAGAGGGTGTTGATAGAATTGCAGACAGAGCCGTTAATCGCATGCAGATACTTCCACGCGATGGCCTTCGATATGGCTATGAGTTATGGGCTGATCAGGATACCGGGCTGTTGTTGAAATCTGCATTGATAGACAATGCCGGGGATGTGATTGAGCAGTATATGTTTACCTTGATAAAAATCGGTGGCGATATCCCTGATTCAGCATTATTGCCAAGGATGAATAAGAATACACTTGAATGGCATAACAGCAAAAAGCCACCTGTCAACATGCCAGTGAAAGATTCGAAATGGCAGTTTTCTGTTTTGCCGAAAGGTTACAGGCTGGTCAATATTATTCAGCAATCCATACCAATGGAGTCTAAACAGATAGAACATATGATTTTAAGTGATGGTCTGGCGGGAGTATCGGTATTTATAGAAAAAACAAGCAATCCAACACCTGAAATCGGTTTCGTTCAAATGGGAGCGGTTCACTCCTATACACGGGTTATCGATGATTACCTGATTACCACTATTGGTGAAGTGCCTGCAGTTGCTGTAAAAGTAATTGGTGATGCGTTAATACGCAAACATTAAGGAGCCTCTGTTTTTGCAACAAGCAGCGGTTGATTTTTGTAAAAATTCTATAAATGCGAGGCCTGGAGACCACGTAACTATTGGTCTGAACAGAATGGCTTTGGTACCTTCTTCGCTAATGACCTATCTGCTTCCATTGTTGATGCTAATTCCTGATGTAATTACAGGCGAGATAAATGCATGATAGAGCTGGCATTGAAAATGCTGAATTTGTCACTATATTATCTGAACTGGGAAGTATTTTGGCAACATTTATGGTTATCAGCCGAATTGTAAGATCCAGCTATTTTTCAAAATTATTCCAGCCGCCGGTTGTGCTTGATCGAAATTAAGCTTTCGCGCTTTGTTATATTTATATTTCGCGCACATTTTTTATTCCGTTTTGTAGTTCCGAGGGTCAACTCATGAAAAAATCATTAATACTGCCAGTTCTATTCCTGTTTACTTCATTTATGACAGTTATAGCGAACGCAAATTCATTACCAGATTTTGTGGGTCTGGTTGAAAAACAGGGTAAGGCTGTGGTTAATATAAGTACCATGCAAAAACCAAAGTCTTTACAACCGGGGCTGGGAAATTTACAGATACCAGATCTGCCGGAAGACAGTCCTTACCATGATTTCTTTGAGAAATTCTTTGGTCAGTTGCAACGGTCTCCACAGGGAACAAATCCGCAGCCCATGGTCAGATCTCTGGGTTCAGGATTTATTATTTCTGCAGATGGCTATGTGCTGACTTCCGCGCATGTGGTCAATAATGCCGATGAAATTGTTGTCCGCATGACGGACAGACGGGAGATGCTGGCAAAAGTAATCGGCAGTGATATACGCAGTGATGTGGCATTGTTGAAAATTGAAGCAAAAAATTTGCCATATTTGAAACCGGGTAAACCTGATGAACTGAAAGTTGGAGAATGGGTGCTGGCAATCGGTTCACCCTTTGGTTTTGAAAACACTGCGACTGCCGGTATCGTGTCGGCCAAGGGTCGAAGTTTGCCAAACGAAAATTACATTCCTTTCATCCAAACAGATGTGGCAATTAACCCGGGCAACTCGGGTGGTCCATTATTCAATATGAAAGGCGAGGTTGTGGGTATCAACGCCCAGATATACAGCCGTTCAGGTGGCTACATGGGGCTGGCGTTTTCTGTTCCTATCGATTTGGCCATGCAGGTTGCCGATCAGCTGCGTGCTGGTGGAAAAGTTAAACGCGGCTGGCTCGGCGTGACTATCCAGGATGTAAATCGTGAGCTGGCTGAAGCACTTGATATGGATAAGCCTTTTGGTGCGTTGGTTTCATCTGTTCTTCCAGAGAGCCCGGCATCAAAATCAGATTTGCAGGTGGAGGATGTGATAGTTGAATATAATGGTAAACCTGTCAGATTTTCTTCAGATCTGCCATTTTTTGTAGGACGCAGTAAAGTCGGGACAACCGCAGATTTAACAGTTTTGCGCAGTGGAAAATTACTAAATGTGAAAGTAAAAATTGGCCATCTCCCAGAATCTGGCACAGCTGCTTTGGACAAGAAAAACCATTCTTCGAAAAAAGATACGACAGGCCTGCTCGGTATGTATGTACGGGATTTGTCCAAAGAGGAGAAAAAGCAACTGGATCTGGATTATGGTGTTCTCGTTGTGCAGCTAAAAGCAAACTCTACTGCGGTGAATGCAGGGATTAGAAAGGGTGATGTACTTCTTATGCTAAACAAGAAAAAGATCGATAATGTCAAGACGTACAATGCTATTGCAGGATCACTTAAGAAAGGCCGGCCTGTTGCAATATTGGTAAGACGAGGCAATGGATCTCAGTTTCTTGTGCTAAAGCCATGAGGGCACCCCAATCAATTCCTCCCGAGAGGAATCACTTTCCTCTCGGTGCCTTCAATAGCGTATAATTTCCATTTTTATTTATGGGGACCTGCCGCGTGCATGAGTCTGCGACAGACCACATCAGAAATTTCTCGATTATCGCTCATATCGACCATGGTAAATCCACCATGGCTGATCGTTTCATACAGATATGTGGTGGGCTGACAGAACGTGAGATGAATGATCAGGTGCTGGATTCGATGGATATCGAGCGCGAGCGAGGTATTACTATCAAGGCACAAAGTGTTCGACTCGATTACCAGGCTGATGATGGTCAGACATACCAGTTAAATCTTATTGACACGCCCGGACACGTTGATTTTTCTTATGAAGTCTCACGATCCCTGACGGCGTGTGAAGGCGCCTTGCTGATTGTTGATGCGGCACAGGGGGTTGAAGCACAGACAGTTGCAAACTGTTATACCGCCATTGATATCGGTCTTGAAGTAGTTCCTGTGATTAACAAGGTTGATTTGCCAGCTGCTGAGCCTGACCGTGTACGAGCTGAAATTGAAGACGTAATCGGTATCGATGCATCGGAGGCAGTCGAAACCAGCGCTAAGAGCGGTTTAGGTATCAAAGAAGTGTTGGAAGCCATCATTCGCGATCTTCCATCGCCAACCGGAGATCCGGATGCTCCATTAAAGGCCCTTATCATCGATTCCTGGTTTGATAATTATCTCGGCACTGTCTCTCTGATCCGTATAGTTGATGGTGAACTAAAGAAAAAGGATCGGATTCGACTGATGGCTACTGGCAGTGAGTACATCGTTGATAATGTCGGTGTCTTTACACCAAAACGCACCGAGACAGGTATCTTGCGCTGTGGTGAAGTTGGCTTTATGGTTGCCGGCATTAAGGACATCCGCAGTGCGCGTGTCGGCGATACAGTGACACTGCGTGATCGCCCAATAGATGAAGCTCTGGCAGGGTTTAAAGAATCTCAGCCACGCGTATTTTCGGGTTTATATCCTGTCACTTCAGGTGATTATCATGGTTTTCGCGATGCACTGGAAAAACTAAGCCTGAATGATGCCTCGCTCTATTTTGAGCCCGAAAACTCCGATGCCCTGGGGCATGGTTTCCGCTGTGGGTTTCTTGGGATGTTACACATGGAAATTATTCAGGAGCGTCTGGAAAGAGAGTATGATCTTGACCTGATTACGACTGCTCCGACTGTCATTTACGAAGTCCTGACAAAAAAATCAGAGATAGTCCGTGTAGATAACCCTGCACGTCTGCCAGATTTTTCATTGATTGATGAAATCAGAGAACCTGTTATCGTCGCACATTTGCTGATGCCGCAGGAATATGTCGGCAGTGTGATGCAGCTTTGTAATGATAAACGTGGTGTGCAGAAAGATATGCAGTATCTCGGTCGACAGGTTATGTTGATCTATGAATTACCAATGAGTGAAGTGGTGCTGGATTTTTTTGATCGACTGAAGTCAGTAAGCCGTGGTTATGCCTCGATGGATTATGAATTTCTGGAATTCAGAGCAGCTGATGTAGTTAGAGTTGACGTATTAATCAATGGTGAACGCGTAGGTCCACTTTCTGTCATCGTACACAAAAATAATGCCCCCTATCGAGGGCGTGATCTAATTAAGGCGATGCGTGAGATTATTCCCAGACAGATGTTTGATATCGCCATACAGGCGGCAATTGGCGGTAGGATTATTGCGAGAGAAACAGTCAAGGCACTACGAAAGAATGTTACAGCAAAATGCTATGGTGGTGACATCACCCGTAAACGCAAGTTGTTGGAAAAACAGAAAGCAGGTAAAAAACGCATGAAGCAGATAGGTTCTGTGGAAATTCCACAGGAAGCCTTTCTTGCTGTGTTAAGGATCTCGGAGGACTAAATATGGATTTTTCATTAATACTTTTTATCGCACTACTAGTCACTGGTGTCATCTGGCTACTTGATGCGATTTTCTTTTCCAGCAAAAGGGCAGGCAAGGCTGAAGAGGCTGGAGAACTAGCTAAAGATCCTTTGCTTATTGAATACTCCAAAGCCTTTTTTC
Proteins encoded in this window:
- a CDS encoding anti-RNA polymerase sigma factor SigE; this encodes MREKISCFIDGELDRTESEQLIRQLDEDNDLRGLWRRYNTYGSAIRDELSPALSADFSNRVLQALAKEPVQFSPAALPRRKHVWGPVAGLAVAASLVGIAILIQKPAIQEDPDTQTSNIAALSAPATVSVPAETGAAQNDDLIVANSKNENIRERISRLLVEHNEYNPASDMTGIWSYSHFVAYNPRTDSH
- the mucB gene encoding sigma factor AlgU regulatory protein MucB precursor; this translates as MKSTLHFLLLVYLALIPYAWAGDQGIDLLKKMNHAVNSVNYDGIFLHIDGKHIHTLRVIHKIKNGTVRERLYSLNGVPREVIRDPEKVWCILPEKKMGHAGLRPDKKTGFPGFMVKNLAELANNYIISTEGVDRIADRAVNRMQILPRDGLRYGYELWADQDTGLLLKSALIDNAGDVIEQYMFTLIKIGGDIPDSALLPRMNKNTLEWHNSKKPPVNMPVKDSKWQFSVLPKGYRLVNIIQQSIPMESKQIEHMILSDGLAGVSVFIEKTSNPTPEIGFVQMGAVHSYTRVIDDYLITTIGEVPAVAVKVIGDALIRKH
- the mucD gene encoding putative periplasmic serine endoprotease DegP-like precursor; this encodes MKKSLILPVLFLFTSFMTVIANANSLPDFVGLVEKQGKAVVNISTMQKPKSLQPGLGNLQIPDLPEDSPYHDFFEKFFGQLQRSPQGTNPQPMVRSLGSGFIISADGYVLTSAHVVNNADEIVVRMTDRREMLAKVIGSDIRSDVALLKIEAKNLPYLKPGKPDELKVGEWVLAIGSPFGFENTATAGIVSAKGRSLPNENYIPFIQTDVAINPGNSGGPLFNMKGEVVGINAQIYSRSGGYMGLAFSVPIDLAMQVADQLRAGGKVKRGWLGVTIQDVNRELAEALDMDKPFGALVSSVLPESPASKSDLQVEDVIVEYNGKPVRFSSDLPFFVGRSKVGTTADLTVLRSGKLLNVKVKIGHLPESGTAALDKKNHSSKKDTTGLLGMYVRDLSKEEKKQLDLDYGVLVVQLKANSTAVNAGIRKGDVLLMLNKKKIDNVKTYNAIAGSLKKGRPVAILVRRGNGSQFLVLKP
- the lepA gene encoding elongation factor 4 is translated as MGTCRVHESATDHIRNFSIIAHIDHGKSTMADRFIQICGGLTEREMNDQVLDSMDIERERGITIKAQSVRLDYQADDGQTYQLNLIDTPGHVDFSYEVSRSLTACEGALLIVDAAQGVEAQTVANCYTAIDIGLEVVPVINKVDLPAAEPDRVRAEIEDVIGIDASEAVETSAKSGLGIKEVLEAIIRDLPSPTGDPDAPLKALIIDSWFDNYLGTVSLIRIVDGELKKKDRIRLMATGSEYIVDNVGVFTPKRTETGILRCGEVGFMVAGIKDIRSARVGDTVTLRDRPIDEALAGFKESQPRVFSGLYPVTSGDYHGFRDALEKLSLNDASLYFEPENSDALGHGFRCGFLGMLHMEIIQERLEREYDLDLITTAPTVIYEVLTKKSEIVRVDNPARLPDFSLIDEIREPVIVAHLLMPQEYVGSVMQLCNDKRGVQKDMQYLGRQVMLIYELPMSEVVLDFFDRLKSVSRGYASMDYEFLEFRAADVVRVDVLINGERVGPLSVIVHKNNAPYRGRDLIKAMREIIPRQMFDIAIQAAIGGRIIARETVKALRKNVTAKCYGGDITRKRKLLEKQKAGKKRMKQIGSVEIPQEAFLAVLRISED